One Miscanthus floridulus cultivar M001 chromosome 11, ASM1932011v1, whole genome shotgun sequence DNA window includes the following coding sequences:
- the LOC136493430 gene encoding salt tolerance receptor-like cytoplasmic kinase 1 produces the protein MFRGCGLFACARRGRGDLRKRGELGGASSRVAPAEPEPVCVDDEAEDSSGAARQLAWAEVETATGGFSSKVVGRGGCSTVYLASLPSSSSSRLGAVKVHCSSERLHRAFRRELDVLLSLRHPHIVRLLGYCDERDEGVLVFEYAPNGDLHEALHGCAGGVLPWARRVVVAFQVATALEYLHEGRDPAVIHGDIKASNVLLDASMDAKLCDFGFAHVGVSATMGGGGRPSDRAVMGSPGYVDPHLLRSGVATKKSDVYSFGVLLLELLTGKEAACRETGHRLTAAVRPKLSDGQVSDVLDQRLGGDYDVAESAAVAELAMRCVSDSPGLRPSMADVVRVLQEKTSAAGSRLDRKMLS, from the coding sequence ATGTTCAGGGGTTGCGGCCTGTTCGCCTGCGCCCGCCGGGGGCGCGGCGACCTCAGGAAGCGCGGGGAGCTAGGCGGCGCGAGCTCGCGGGTGGCGCCGGCCGAGCCGGAGCCGGTGTGCGTGGACGACGAGGCAGAGGACAgcagcggcgcggcgcggcagcTGGCGTGGGCGGAGGTGGAGACCGCCACGGGCGGGTTCTCGTCCAAGGTGGTCGGCCGCGGCGGGTGCAGCACGGTGTACCTCGCCtcgctcccctcctcctcctcctcgcggctCGGCGCCGTCAAGGTCCACTGCAGCAGCGagcgcctccaccgcgcgttccGCCGGGAGCTCGACGTGCTCCTCTCCCTCCGCCACCCGCACATTGTCCGCCTCCTCGGCTACTGCGACGAGCGGGACGAGGGCGTGCTGGTGTTCGAGTACGCGCCCAACGGCGACCTCCACGAGGCGCTCCACGGCTGCGCGGGCGGCGTCCTCCCCTGGGCGCGCCGCGTGGTGGTCGCGTTCCAGGTGGCCACGGCGCTGGAGTACCTCCACGAGGGCCGCGACCCGGCCGTCATCCACGGCGACATCAAGGCCTCCAACGTCCTCCTCGACGCCAGCATGGACGCCAAGCTCTGCGACTTCGGCTTCGCGCACGTCGGCGTCTCGGCCACgatgggcggcggcggccggccctCGGACCGCGCCGTCATGGGCTCCCCGGGCTACGTCGACCCTCACCTCCTCCGCTCCGGAGTGGCCACCAAGAAgagcgacgtgtacagcttcggcgtgCTGCTGCTCGAGCTCTTGACGGGCAAGGAGGCCGCCTGCCGCGAGACGGGGCACCGGCTCACGGCCGCGGTGAGGCCTAAGCTCAGCGACGGTCAGGTGTCGGACGTTCTGGACCAGAGGCTGGGAGGAGACTACGACGTCGCTGAGTCGGCCGCCGTGGCGGAGCTCGCCATGCGGTGCGTCAGTGACAGCCCCGGGCTCCGGCCATCCATGGCCGACGTCGTGCGCGTGCTCCAGGAGAAGACCTCCGCCGCTGGATCGAGACTGGACCGCAAGATGTTGTCCTAA